Proteins encoded together in one Ictidomys tridecemlineatus isolate mIctTri1 chromosome 3, mIctTri1.hap1, whole genome shotgun sequence window:
- the Exoc7 gene encoding exocyst complex component 7 isoform X2: MIPPQEASARRREIEDKLKQEEETLSFIRDSLEKSDQLTKNMVSILSSFESRLMKLENSIIPVHKQTENLQRLQENVEKTLSCLDHVISYYHVATDTEKIIREGPTGRLEEYLGSMAKIQKAVEYFQDNSPDSPELNKVKLLFERGKESLESEFRSLMTRHSKIVSPVLILDLISGDDELEVQEDIALEHLPESVLQDVVRISRWLVEYGRNQDFMNVYYQIRSSQLDRSIKGLKEHFRKSSSSSGVPYSPAIPNKRKDTPTKKPVKRPGTIRKAQNLLKQYSQHGLDGKKGGSNLIPLEGHEHDFRVKHLSEALNDKHGPLAGRDDMLDVETDAYIHCVSAFVKLAQSEYQLLTDIIPEHHQKKTFDSLIQDALDGLMIEGENIVSAARKAIIRHDFSTVLTVFPILRHLKQTKPEFDQVLQGTAASTKNKLPSLITSMETIGAKALEDFADNIKNDPDKEYNMPKDGTVHELTSNAILFLQQLLDFQETAGAMLASQETSSSATSYSSEFSKRLLSTYICKVLGNLQLNLLSKSKVYEDPALSAIFLHNNYNYILKSLEKSELIQLVAVTQKTAESSYREHIQQQIQTYQRSWLKVTDYIAEKNLPVFQPGVKLRDKERQMIKERFKGFNDGLEELCKIQKAWAIPDTEQRDKIRQAQKNIVKEAYRAFLHRYGSVPFTKNPEKYIKYRVEQVGDMIDRLFDTSA; encoded by the exons ATGATCCCCCCGCAGGAGGCGTCCGCCCGGCGGCGGGAGATCGAGGACAAGCTGAAACAG gaggaggagacGCTGTCTTTCATCCGAGACAGCCTGGAGAAGAGCGACCAGCTCACCAAGAACATG GTATCTATTTTGTCATCCTTTGAGAGCCGCCTTATGAAACTGGAGAATTCCATTATCCCTGTGCACAAGCAGACAGAGAATCTGCAGCGGCTTCAAGAGAATGTTGAGAAAACCTTATCCTGCCTGGATCATGTCATCAGCTACTACCATGTGGCCACTGACACTGAGAAGATCATCAGGGAGGG CCCCACAGGTAGGCTGGAGGAGTACCTGGGAAGCATGGCCAAGATTCAGAAGGCTGTGGAGTATTTCCAGGACAATAGCCCAGACAGCCCAGAGCTCAATAAAGTG AAGCTGCTATTTGAGCGGGGCAAGGAGTCGCTAGAGTCTGAGTTCCGTAGCCTGATGACGCGCCACAGTAAGATCGTCTCCCCTGTGCTCATCTTGGATCTGATCAGTGGCGATGACGAGCTGGAGGTCCAGGAGGATATAGCCCTGGAGCACCTGCCTGAAAGTGTGCTCCAGGATGTGGTCCGAATCTCCCGCTGGCTGGTAGAATACGGCCGCAACCAAG ATTTCATGAACGTCTACTATCAGATTCGCTCCAGCCAGCTGGACCGCTCCATCAAGGGCCTGAAGGAACATTTCCGCAAGAGCAGTTCTTCCTCTGGGGTTCCCTACTCCCCTGCCATCCCCAACAAGAGGAAGGACACACCCACTAAGAAGCCAGTCAAGCGGCCAG GGACGATCCGTAAGGCTCAGAACCTTCTGAAACAGTATTCCCAGCATGGTCTAGATGGGAAAAAGGGGGGCTCTAACCTCATTCCTCTGGAAG GTCACGAGCATGATTTCCGAGTTAAGCACCTGTCCGAGGCCCTGAACGACAAGCACGGGCCACTGGCCG GGAGAGATGACATGCTAGATGTGGAGACTGATGCCTACATTCACTGCGTCAGTGCTTTTGTCAAGCTGGCCCAGAGCGAGTACCAACTGCTGACAGACATCATCCCAGAGCACCATCAGAAGAAGACCTTTGACTCCTTGATACAG GACGCCCTGGATGGGCTGATGATTGAGGGGGAGAACATTGTGTCTGCTGCCCGGAAGGCCATCATTCGCCATGACTTCTCCACGGTGCTCACAGTCTTCCCCATCCTGAGGCACCTTAAGCAGACCAAGCCTGAGTTTGACCAGGTGCTCCAG GGCACGGCCGCCAGCACCAAAAATAAGTTGCCTAGCCTCATCACCTCCATGGAGACCATTGGAGCCAAAGCACTGGAGGATTTTGCGGACAACATCAAG AATGATCCAGACAAGGAATACAACATGCCCAAGGACGGCACTGTGCATGAGCTCACAAGCAAT GCCATCCTCTTCCTGCAGCAGCTCCTAGACTTCCAGGAGACAGCAGGTGCCATGCTGGCCTCCCAAG AGACCAGTTCGTCAGCCACCAGCTACAGCTCTGAATTCAGCAAGCGACTGCTGAGCACCTATATCT GTAAAGTCCTGGGCAACCTGCAGCTGAACTTGCTAAGCAAGTCCAAGGTGTATGAGGACCCAGCACTTAGCGCCATCTTCCTGCACAACAACTACAACTACATCCTCAAGTCCTTGGAGAA GTCCGAGTTGATCCAGCTGGTAGCCGTGACTCAGAAGACAGCTGAGAGCTCCTACCGGGAGCATATCCAACAGCAGATCCAGACTTACCAGCGCAG TTGGTTAAAGGTGACCGATTACATCGCAGAGAAGAATCTACCTGTGTTCCAGCCTGGAGTCAAG CTCCGGGACAAGGAGAGACAGATGATCAAGGAACGTTTTAAG GGCTTCAATGATGGTCTTGAAGAACTGTGCAAGATCCAGAAAGCCTGGGCTATTCCAGACACAGAGCAAAGGGACAAGATtcgccaggcacagaaaaacattGTCAAGGAGGCCTATAGGGCCTTTCTGCACAG GTATGGCAGCGTGCCCTTCACCAAGAACCCTGAGAAGTACATCAAGTATCGCGTGGAGCAGGTGGGCGACATGATCGATCGCCTTTTTGACACCTCCGCCTAA
- the Exoc7 gene encoding exocyst complex component 7 isoform X1, whose amino-acid sequence MIPPQEASARRREIEDKLKQEEETLSFIRDSLEKSDQLTKNMVSILSSFESRLMKLENSIIPVHKQTENLQRLQENVEKTLSCLDHVISYYHVATDTEKIIREGPTGRLEEYLGSMAKIQKAVEYFQDNSPDSPELNKVKLLFERGKESLESEFRSLMTRHSKIVSPVLILDLISGDDELEVQEDIALEHLPESVLQDVVRISRWLVEYGRNQDFMNVYYQIRSSQLDRSIKGLKEHFRKSSSSSGVPYSPAIPNKRKDTPTKKPVKRPGTIRKAQNLLKQYSQHGLDGKKGGSNLIPLEGHEHDFRVKHLSEALNDKHGPLAGRDDMLDVETDAYIHCVSAFVKLAQSEYQLLTDIIPEHHQKKTFDSLIQDALDGLMIEGENIVSAARKAIIRHDFSTVLTVFPILRHLKQTKPEFDQVLQGTAASTKNKLPSLITSMETIGAKALEDFADNIKNDPDKEYNMPKDGTVHELTSNAILFLQQLLDFQETAGAMLASQVLGDTYNIPLDPRETSSSATSYSSEFSKRLLSTYICKVLGNLQLNLLSKSKVYEDPALSAIFLHNNYNYILKSLEKSELIQLVAVTQKTAESSYREHIQQQIQTYQRSWLKVTDYIAEKNLPVFQPGVKLRDKERQMIKERFKGFNDGLEELCKIQKAWAIPDTEQRDKIRQAQKNIVKEAYRAFLHRYGSVPFTKNPEKYIKYRVEQVGDMIDRLFDTSA is encoded by the exons ATGATCCCCCCGCAGGAGGCGTCCGCCCGGCGGCGGGAGATCGAGGACAAGCTGAAACAG gaggaggagacGCTGTCTTTCATCCGAGACAGCCTGGAGAAGAGCGACCAGCTCACCAAGAACATG GTATCTATTTTGTCATCCTTTGAGAGCCGCCTTATGAAACTGGAGAATTCCATTATCCCTGTGCACAAGCAGACAGAGAATCTGCAGCGGCTTCAAGAGAATGTTGAGAAAACCTTATCCTGCCTGGATCATGTCATCAGCTACTACCATGTGGCCACTGACACTGAGAAGATCATCAGGGAGGG CCCCACAGGTAGGCTGGAGGAGTACCTGGGAAGCATGGCCAAGATTCAGAAGGCTGTGGAGTATTTCCAGGACAATAGCCCAGACAGCCCAGAGCTCAATAAAGTG AAGCTGCTATTTGAGCGGGGCAAGGAGTCGCTAGAGTCTGAGTTCCGTAGCCTGATGACGCGCCACAGTAAGATCGTCTCCCCTGTGCTCATCTTGGATCTGATCAGTGGCGATGACGAGCTGGAGGTCCAGGAGGATATAGCCCTGGAGCACCTGCCTGAAAGTGTGCTCCAGGATGTGGTCCGAATCTCCCGCTGGCTGGTAGAATACGGCCGCAACCAAG ATTTCATGAACGTCTACTATCAGATTCGCTCCAGCCAGCTGGACCGCTCCATCAAGGGCCTGAAGGAACATTTCCGCAAGAGCAGTTCTTCCTCTGGGGTTCCCTACTCCCCTGCCATCCCCAACAAGAGGAAGGACACACCCACTAAGAAGCCAGTCAAGCGGCCAG GGACGATCCGTAAGGCTCAGAACCTTCTGAAACAGTATTCCCAGCATGGTCTAGATGGGAAAAAGGGGGGCTCTAACCTCATTCCTCTGGAAG GTCACGAGCATGATTTCCGAGTTAAGCACCTGTCCGAGGCCCTGAACGACAAGCACGGGCCACTGGCCG GGAGAGATGACATGCTAGATGTGGAGACTGATGCCTACATTCACTGCGTCAGTGCTTTTGTCAAGCTGGCCCAGAGCGAGTACCAACTGCTGACAGACATCATCCCAGAGCACCATCAGAAGAAGACCTTTGACTCCTTGATACAG GACGCCCTGGATGGGCTGATGATTGAGGGGGAGAACATTGTGTCTGCTGCCCGGAAGGCCATCATTCGCCATGACTTCTCCACGGTGCTCACAGTCTTCCCCATCCTGAGGCACCTTAAGCAGACCAAGCCTGAGTTTGACCAGGTGCTCCAG GGCACGGCCGCCAGCACCAAAAATAAGTTGCCTAGCCTCATCACCTCCATGGAGACCATTGGAGCCAAAGCACTGGAGGATTTTGCGGACAACATCAAG AATGATCCAGACAAGGAATACAACATGCCCAAGGACGGCACTGTGCATGAGCTCACAAGCAAT GCCATCCTCTTCCTGCAGCAGCTCCTAGACTTCCAGGAGACAGCAGGTGCCATGCTGGCCTCCCAAG TTCTTGGGGACACATACAATATTCCTTTAGACCCCCGAG AGACCAGTTCGTCAGCCACCAGCTACAGCTCTGAATTCAGCAAGCGACTGCTGAGCACCTATATCT GTAAAGTCCTGGGCAACCTGCAGCTGAACTTGCTAAGCAAGTCCAAGGTGTATGAGGACCCAGCACTTAGCGCCATCTTCCTGCACAACAACTACAACTACATCCTCAAGTCCTTGGAGAA GTCCGAGTTGATCCAGCTGGTAGCCGTGACTCAGAAGACAGCTGAGAGCTCCTACCGGGAGCATATCCAACAGCAGATCCAGACTTACCAGCGCAG TTGGTTAAAGGTGACCGATTACATCGCAGAGAAGAATCTACCTGTGTTCCAGCCTGGAGTCAAG CTCCGGGACAAGGAGAGACAGATGATCAAGGAACGTTTTAAG GGCTTCAATGATGGTCTTGAAGAACTGTGCAAGATCCAGAAAGCCTGGGCTATTCCAGACACAGAGCAAAGGGACAAGATtcgccaggcacagaaaaacattGTCAAGGAGGCCTATAGGGCCTTTCTGCACAG GTATGGCAGCGTGCCCTTCACCAAGAACCCTGAGAAGTACATCAAGTATCGCGTGGAGCAGGTGGGCGACATGATCGATCGCCTTTTTGACACCTCCGCCTAA
- the Exoc7 gene encoding exocyst complex component 7 isoform X4, translating to MIPPQEASARRREIEDKLKQEEETLSFIRDSLEKSDQLTKNMVSILSSFESRLMKLENSIIPVHKQTENLQRLQENVEKTLSCLDHVISYYHVATDTEKIIREGPTGRLEEYLGSMAKIQKAVEYFQDNSPDSPELNKVKLLFERGKESLESEFRSLMTRHSKIVSPVLILDLISGDDELEVQEDIALEHLPESVLQDVVRISRWLVEYGRNQDFMNVYYQIRSSQLDRSIKGLKEHFRKSSSSSGVPYSPAIPNKRKDTPTKKPVKRPGTIRKAQNLLKQYSQHGLDGKKGGSNLIPLEGRDDMLDVETDAYIHCVSAFVKLAQSEYQLLTDIIPEHHQKKTFDSLIQDALDGLMIEGENIVSAARKAIIRHDFSTVLTVFPILRHLKQTKPEFDQVLQGTAASTKNKLPSLITSMETIGAKALEDFADNIKNDPDKEYNMPKDGTVHELTSNAILFLQQLLDFQETAGAMLASQVLGDTYNIPLDPRETSSSATSYSSEFSKRLLSTYICKVLGNLQLNLLSKSKVYEDPALSAIFLHNNYNYILKSLEKSELIQLVAVTQKTAESSYREHIQQQIQTYQRSWLKVTDYIAEKNLPVFQPGVKLRDKERQMIKERFKGFNDGLEELCKIQKAWAIPDTEQRDKIRQAQKNIVKEAYRAFLHRYGSVPFTKNPEKYIKYRVEQVGDMIDRLFDTSA from the exons ATGATCCCCCCGCAGGAGGCGTCCGCCCGGCGGCGGGAGATCGAGGACAAGCTGAAACAG gaggaggagacGCTGTCTTTCATCCGAGACAGCCTGGAGAAGAGCGACCAGCTCACCAAGAACATG GTATCTATTTTGTCATCCTTTGAGAGCCGCCTTATGAAACTGGAGAATTCCATTATCCCTGTGCACAAGCAGACAGAGAATCTGCAGCGGCTTCAAGAGAATGTTGAGAAAACCTTATCCTGCCTGGATCATGTCATCAGCTACTACCATGTGGCCACTGACACTGAGAAGATCATCAGGGAGGG CCCCACAGGTAGGCTGGAGGAGTACCTGGGAAGCATGGCCAAGATTCAGAAGGCTGTGGAGTATTTCCAGGACAATAGCCCAGACAGCCCAGAGCTCAATAAAGTG AAGCTGCTATTTGAGCGGGGCAAGGAGTCGCTAGAGTCTGAGTTCCGTAGCCTGATGACGCGCCACAGTAAGATCGTCTCCCCTGTGCTCATCTTGGATCTGATCAGTGGCGATGACGAGCTGGAGGTCCAGGAGGATATAGCCCTGGAGCACCTGCCTGAAAGTGTGCTCCAGGATGTGGTCCGAATCTCCCGCTGGCTGGTAGAATACGGCCGCAACCAAG ATTTCATGAACGTCTACTATCAGATTCGCTCCAGCCAGCTGGACCGCTCCATCAAGGGCCTGAAGGAACATTTCCGCAAGAGCAGTTCTTCCTCTGGGGTTCCCTACTCCCCTGCCATCCCCAACAAGAGGAAGGACACACCCACTAAGAAGCCAGTCAAGCGGCCAG GGACGATCCGTAAGGCTCAGAACCTTCTGAAACAGTATTCCCAGCATGGTCTAGATGGGAAAAAGGGGGGCTCTAACCTCATTCCTCTGGAAG GGAGAGATGACATGCTAGATGTGGAGACTGATGCCTACATTCACTGCGTCAGTGCTTTTGTCAAGCTGGCCCAGAGCGAGTACCAACTGCTGACAGACATCATCCCAGAGCACCATCAGAAGAAGACCTTTGACTCCTTGATACAG GACGCCCTGGATGGGCTGATGATTGAGGGGGAGAACATTGTGTCTGCTGCCCGGAAGGCCATCATTCGCCATGACTTCTCCACGGTGCTCACAGTCTTCCCCATCCTGAGGCACCTTAAGCAGACCAAGCCTGAGTTTGACCAGGTGCTCCAG GGCACGGCCGCCAGCACCAAAAATAAGTTGCCTAGCCTCATCACCTCCATGGAGACCATTGGAGCCAAAGCACTGGAGGATTTTGCGGACAACATCAAG AATGATCCAGACAAGGAATACAACATGCCCAAGGACGGCACTGTGCATGAGCTCACAAGCAAT GCCATCCTCTTCCTGCAGCAGCTCCTAGACTTCCAGGAGACAGCAGGTGCCATGCTGGCCTCCCAAG TTCTTGGGGACACATACAATATTCCTTTAGACCCCCGAG AGACCAGTTCGTCAGCCACCAGCTACAGCTCTGAATTCAGCAAGCGACTGCTGAGCACCTATATCT GTAAAGTCCTGGGCAACCTGCAGCTGAACTTGCTAAGCAAGTCCAAGGTGTATGAGGACCCAGCACTTAGCGCCATCTTCCTGCACAACAACTACAACTACATCCTCAAGTCCTTGGAGAA GTCCGAGTTGATCCAGCTGGTAGCCGTGACTCAGAAGACAGCTGAGAGCTCCTACCGGGAGCATATCCAACAGCAGATCCAGACTTACCAGCGCAG TTGGTTAAAGGTGACCGATTACATCGCAGAGAAGAATCTACCTGTGTTCCAGCCTGGAGTCAAG CTCCGGGACAAGGAGAGACAGATGATCAAGGAACGTTTTAAG GGCTTCAATGATGGTCTTGAAGAACTGTGCAAGATCCAGAAAGCCTGGGCTATTCCAGACACAGAGCAAAGGGACAAGATtcgccaggcacagaaaaacattGTCAAGGAGGCCTATAGGGCCTTTCTGCACAG GTATGGCAGCGTGCCCTTCACCAAGAACCCTGAGAAGTACATCAAGTATCGCGTGGAGCAGGTGGGCGACATGATCGATCGCCTTTTTGACACCTCCGCCTAA
- the Exoc7 gene encoding exocyst complex component 7 isoform X6 has translation MIPPQEASARRREIEDKLKQEEETLSFIRDSLEKSDQLTKNMVSILSSFESRLMKLENSIIPVHKQTENLQRLQENVEKTLSCLDHVISYYHVATDTEKIIREGPTGRLEEYLGSMAKIQKAVEYFQDNSPDSPELNKVKLLFERGKESLESEFRSLMTRHSKIVSPVLILDLISGDDELEVQEDIALEHLPESVLQDVVRISRWLVEYGRNQDFMNVYYQIRSSQLDRSIKGLKEHFRKSSSSSGVPYSPAIPNKRKDTPTKKPVKRPGTIRKAQNLLKQYSQHGLDGKKGGSNLIPLEGRDDMLDVETDAYIHCVSAFVKLAQSEYQLLTDIIPEHHQKKTFDSLIQDALDGLMIEGENIVSAARKAIIRHDFSTVLTVFPILRHLKQTKPEFDQVLQGTAASTKNKLPSLITSMETIGAKALEDFADNIKNDPDKEYNMPKDGTVHELTSNAILFLQQLLDFQETAGAMLASQETSSSATSYSSEFSKRLLSTYICKVLGNLQLNLLSKSKVYEDPALSAIFLHNNYNYILKSLEKSELIQLVAVTQKTAESSYREHIQQQIQTYQRSWLKVTDYIAEKNLPVFQPGVKLRDKERQMIKERFKGFNDGLEELCKIQKAWAIPDTEQRDKIRQAQKNIVKEAYRAFLHRYGSVPFTKNPEKYIKYRVEQVGDMIDRLFDTSA, from the exons ATGATCCCCCCGCAGGAGGCGTCCGCCCGGCGGCGGGAGATCGAGGACAAGCTGAAACAG gaggaggagacGCTGTCTTTCATCCGAGACAGCCTGGAGAAGAGCGACCAGCTCACCAAGAACATG GTATCTATTTTGTCATCCTTTGAGAGCCGCCTTATGAAACTGGAGAATTCCATTATCCCTGTGCACAAGCAGACAGAGAATCTGCAGCGGCTTCAAGAGAATGTTGAGAAAACCTTATCCTGCCTGGATCATGTCATCAGCTACTACCATGTGGCCACTGACACTGAGAAGATCATCAGGGAGGG CCCCACAGGTAGGCTGGAGGAGTACCTGGGAAGCATGGCCAAGATTCAGAAGGCTGTGGAGTATTTCCAGGACAATAGCCCAGACAGCCCAGAGCTCAATAAAGTG AAGCTGCTATTTGAGCGGGGCAAGGAGTCGCTAGAGTCTGAGTTCCGTAGCCTGATGACGCGCCACAGTAAGATCGTCTCCCCTGTGCTCATCTTGGATCTGATCAGTGGCGATGACGAGCTGGAGGTCCAGGAGGATATAGCCCTGGAGCACCTGCCTGAAAGTGTGCTCCAGGATGTGGTCCGAATCTCCCGCTGGCTGGTAGAATACGGCCGCAACCAAG ATTTCATGAACGTCTACTATCAGATTCGCTCCAGCCAGCTGGACCGCTCCATCAAGGGCCTGAAGGAACATTTCCGCAAGAGCAGTTCTTCCTCTGGGGTTCCCTACTCCCCTGCCATCCCCAACAAGAGGAAGGACACACCCACTAAGAAGCCAGTCAAGCGGCCAG GGACGATCCGTAAGGCTCAGAACCTTCTGAAACAGTATTCCCAGCATGGTCTAGATGGGAAAAAGGGGGGCTCTAACCTCATTCCTCTGGAAG GGAGAGATGACATGCTAGATGTGGAGACTGATGCCTACATTCACTGCGTCAGTGCTTTTGTCAAGCTGGCCCAGAGCGAGTACCAACTGCTGACAGACATCATCCCAGAGCACCATCAGAAGAAGACCTTTGACTCCTTGATACAG GACGCCCTGGATGGGCTGATGATTGAGGGGGAGAACATTGTGTCTGCTGCCCGGAAGGCCATCATTCGCCATGACTTCTCCACGGTGCTCACAGTCTTCCCCATCCTGAGGCACCTTAAGCAGACCAAGCCTGAGTTTGACCAGGTGCTCCAG GGCACGGCCGCCAGCACCAAAAATAAGTTGCCTAGCCTCATCACCTCCATGGAGACCATTGGAGCCAAAGCACTGGAGGATTTTGCGGACAACATCAAG AATGATCCAGACAAGGAATACAACATGCCCAAGGACGGCACTGTGCATGAGCTCACAAGCAAT GCCATCCTCTTCCTGCAGCAGCTCCTAGACTTCCAGGAGACAGCAGGTGCCATGCTGGCCTCCCAAG AGACCAGTTCGTCAGCCACCAGCTACAGCTCTGAATTCAGCAAGCGACTGCTGAGCACCTATATCT GTAAAGTCCTGGGCAACCTGCAGCTGAACTTGCTAAGCAAGTCCAAGGTGTATGAGGACCCAGCACTTAGCGCCATCTTCCTGCACAACAACTACAACTACATCCTCAAGTCCTTGGAGAA GTCCGAGTTGATCCAGCTGGTAGCCGTGACTCAGAAGACAGCTGAGAGCTCCTACCGGGAGCATATCCAACAGCAGATCCAGACTTACCAGCGCAG TTGGTTAAAGGTGACCGATTACATCGCAGAGAAGAATCTACCTGTGTTCCAGCCTGGAGTCAAG CTCCGGGACAAGGAGAGACAGATGATCAAGGAACGTTTTAAG GGCTTCAATGATGGTCTTGAAGAACTGTGCAAGATCCAGAAAGCCTGGGCTATTCCAGACACAGAGCAAAGGGACAAGATtcgccaggcacagaaaaacattGTCAAGGAGGCCTATAGGGCCTTTCTGCACAG GTATGGCAGCGTGCCCTTCACCAAGAACCCTGAGAAGTACATCAAGTATCGCGTGGAGCAGGTGGGCGACATGATCGATCGCCTTTTTGACACCTCCGCCTAA
- the Exoc7 gene encoding exocyst complex component 7 isoform X5 yields the protein MIPPQEASARRREIEDKLKQEEETLSFIRDSLEKSDQLTKNMVSILSSFESRLMKLENSIIPVHKQTENLQRLQENVEKTLSCLDHVISYYHVATDTEKIIREGPTGRLEEYLGSMAKIQKAVEYFQDNSPDSPELNKVKLLFERGKESLESEFRSLMTRHSKIVSPVLILDLISGDDELEVQEDIALEHLPESVLQDVVRISRWLVEYGRNQDFMNVYYQIRSSQLDRSIKGLKEHFRKSSSSSGVPYSPAIPNKRKDTPTKKPVKRPGHEHDFRVKHLSEALNDKHGPLAGRDDMLDVETDAYIHCVSAFVKLAQSEYQLLTDIIPEHHQKKTFDSLIQDALDGLMIEGENIVSAARKAIIRHDFSTVLTVFPILRHLKQTKPEFDQVLQGTAASTKNKLPSLITSMETIGAKALEDFADNIKNDPDKEYNMPKDGTVHELTSNAILFLQQLLDFQETAGAMLASQVLGDTYNIPLDPRETSSSATSYSSEFSKRLLSTYICKVLGNLQLNLLSKSKVYEDPALSAIFLHNNYNYILKSLEKSELIQLVAVTQKTAESSYREHIQQQIQTYQRSWLKVTDYIAEKNLPVFQPGVKLRDKERQMIKERFKGFNDGLEELCKIQKAWAIPDTEQRDKIRQAQKNIVKEAYRAFLHRYGSVPFTKNPEKYIKYRVEQVGDMIDRLFDTSA from the exons ATGATCCCCCCGCAGGAGGCGTCCGCCCGGCGGCGGGAGATCGAGGACAAGCTGAAACAG gaggaggagacGCTGTCTTTCATCCGAGACAGCCTGGAGAAGAGCGACCAGCTCACCAAGAACATG GTATCTATTTTGTCATCCTTTGAGAGCCGCCTTATGAAACTGGAGAATTCCATTATCCCTGTGCACAAGCAGACAGAGAATCTGCAGCGGCTTCAAGAGAATGTTGAGAAAACCTTATCCTGCCTGGATCATGTCATCAGCTACTACCATGTGGCCACTGACACTGAGAAGATCATCAGGGAGGG CCCCACAGGTAGGCTGGAGGAGTACCTGGGAAGCATGGCCAAGATTCAGAAGGCTGTGGAGTATTTCCAGGACAATAGCCCAGACAGCCCAGAGCTCAATAAAGTG AAGCTGCTATTTGAGCGGGGCAAGGAGTCGCTAGAGTCTGAGTTCCGTAGCCTGATGACGCGCCACAGTAAGATCGTCTCCCCTGTGCTCATCTTGGATCTGATCAGTGGCGATGACGAGCTGGAGGTCCAGGAGGATATAGCCCTGGAGCACCTGCCTGAAAGTGTGCTCCAGGATGTGGTCCGAATCTCCCGCTGGCTGGTAGAATACGGCCGCAACCAAG ATTTCATGAACGTCTACTATCAGATTCGCTCCAGCCAGCTGGACCGCTCCATCAAGGGCCTGAAGGAACATTTCCGCAAGAGCAGTTCTTCCTCTGGGGTTCCCTACTCCCCTGCCATCCCCAACAAGAGGAAGGACACACCCACTAAGAAGCCAGTCAAGCGGCCAG GTCACGAGCATGATTTCCGAGTTAAGCACCTGTCCGAGGCCCTGAACGACAAGCACGGGCCACTGGCCG GGAGAGATGACATGCTAGATGTGGAGACTGATGCCTACATTCACTGCGTCAGTGCTTTTGTCAAGCTGGCCCAGAGCGAGTACCAACTGCTGACAGACATCATCCCAGAGCACCATCAGAAGAAGACCTTTGACTCCTTGATACAG GACGCCCTGGATGGGCTGATGATTGAGGGGGAGAACATTGTGTCTGCTGCCCGGAAGGCCATCATTCGCCATGACTTCTCCACGGTGCTCACAGTCTTCCCCATCCTGAGGCACCTTAAGCAGACCAAGCCTGAGTTTGACCAGGTGCTCCAG GGCACGGCCGCCAGCACCAAAAATAAGTTGCCTAGCCTCATCACCTCCATGGAGACCATTGGAGCCAAAGCACTGGAGGATTTTGCGGACAACATCAAG AATGATCCAGACAAGGAATACAACATGCCCAAGGACGGCACTGTGCATGAGCTCACAAGCAAT GCCATCCTCTTCCTGCAGCAGCTCCTAGACTTCCAGGAGACAGCAGGTGCCATGCTGGCCTCCCAAG TTCTTGGGGACACATACAATATTCCTTTAGACCCCCGAG AGACCAGTTCGTCAGCCACCAGCTACAGCTCTGAATTCAGCAAGCGACTGCTGAGCACCTATATCT GTAAAGTCCTGGGCAACCTGCAGCTGAACTTGCTAAGCAAGTCCAAGGTGTATGAGGACCCAGCACTTAGCGCCATCTTCCTGCACAACAACTACAACTACATCCTCAAGTCCTTGGAGAA GTCCGAGTTGATCCAGCTGGTAGCCGTGACTCAGAAGACAGCTGAGAGCTCCTACCGGGAGCATATCCAACAGCAGATCCAGACTTACCAGCGCAG TTGGTTAAAGGTGACCGATTACATCGCAGAGAAGAATCTACCTGTGTTCCAGCCTGGAGTCAAG CTCCGGGACAAGGAGAGACAGATGATCAAGGAACGTTTTAAG GGCTTCAATGATGGTCTTGAAGAACTGTGCAAGATCCAGAAAGCCTGGGCTATTCCAGACACAGAGCAAAGGGACAAGATtcgccaggcacagaaaaacattGTCAAGGAGGCCTATAGGGCCTTTCTGCACAG GTATGGCAGCGTGCCCTTCACCAAGAACCCTGAGAAGTACATCAAGTATCGCGTGGAGCAGGTGGGCGACATGATCGATCGCCTTTTTGACACCTCCGCCTAA